The Nocardioides humi genome includes a region encoding these proteins:
- a CDS encoding Glu/Leu/Phe/Val family dehydrogenase codes for MTTLHEPVAADPTLETTGPLADARTQLREATTLLGYDEGLHRMLATPRREVTVSIPLRRDDGTTELFVGHRVQHNFSRGPAKGGLRYSPDVDLDEVRALAMWMTWKCALLDVPYGGAKGGIRIDPRGYSQAELERVTRRYTSEISPLIGPERDIPAPDIGTDERTMAWLMDTYSVQTGHTVLGVTTGKPISLGGSRGRATATSRGVVHVALAALRSRGIAPSGATAAVQGFGKVGRYAARFLAEAGTRVVAVSDQYGAVHSAGGLDVPALEAHMDATGSVVGFGGGDVVPPETVLEADVDLLVPAAVEGVLHAENAGRVRARVIVEGANGPTTPEADRILQQAGRLVVPDILANAGGVIVSYFEWVQANQAYWWSESEVEARLTERMLDAWDSVNAAATRLDVPLRTAATCLAVERVAQAHQQRGLYP; via the coding sequence ATGACCACGCTCCACGAGCCCGTCGCCGCTGATCCGACGCTGGAGACGACCGGGCCGCTGGCCGACGCCCGCACGCAGCTGCGGGAGGCCACCACGCTGCTCGGGTACGACGAGGGCCTGCACCGGATGCTCGCCACCCCGCGCCGCGAGGTGACCGTCAGCATCCCGCTGCGCCGCGACGACGGCACCACCGAGCTGTTCGTCGGGCACCGGGTGCAGCACAACTTCTCCCGCGGCCCGGCCAAGGGCGGCCTGCGGTACTCCCCCGACGTCGACCTCGACGAGGTCCGCGCCCTGGCGATGTGGATGACCTGGAAGTGCGCGCTGCTCGACGTCCCCTACGGCGGCGCCAAGGGTGGCATCCGGATCGACCCGCGCGGCTACTCGCAGGCCGAGCTGGAGCGGGTCACCCGCCGCTACACCAGCGAGATCAGCCCGCTCATCGGTCCGGAGCGCGACATCCCCGCGCCCGACATCGGCACCGACGAGCGGACCATGGCCTGGCTGATGGACACCTACTCCGTCCAGACCGGCCACACCGTCCTCGGCGTCACCACCGGCAAGCCGATCAGCCTCGGCGGCTCCCGCGGCCGCGCCACCGCCACCTCGCGCGGCGTCGTCCACGTGGCGCTGGCCGCGTTGCGCTCGCGCGGCATCGCACCGTCGGGCGCCACCGCGGCGGTGCAGGGCTTCGGCAAGGTCGGGCGGTACGCCGCGCGCTTCCTCGCCGAGGCCGGCACCCGCGTCGTCGCCGTGTCGGACCAGTACGGCGCGGTGCACTCCGCCGGCGGACTGGACGTGCCCGCGCTGGAGGCTCATATGGACGCGACCGGCTCGGTGGTCGGCTTCGGAGGCGGCGACGTCGTCCCACCGGAGACCGTGCTGGAGGCCGACGTCGACCTGCTCGTTCCCGCCGCCGTCGAGGGCGTGCTGCACGCCGAGAACGCCGGCCGGGTGCGGGCCCGGGTGATCGTCGAGGGTGCGAACGGCCCCACCACGCCCGAGGCGGACCGGATCCTGCAGCAGGCCGGCCGGCTCGTCGTACCGGACATCCTGGCGAACGCCGGCGGCGTGATCGTGTCCTACTTCGAGTGGGTGCAGGCCAACCAGGCGTACTGGTGGAGCGAGAGCGAGGTCGAGGCCCGCCTCACCGAGCGGATGCTCGACGCCTGGGACTCCGTCAACGCCGCCGCCACCCGCCTCGACGTCCCCCTGCGCACCGCGGCGACCTGCCTCGCCGTCGAGCGCGTCGCGCAGGCCCACCAGCAGCGCGGCCTCTACCCGTGA
- a CDS encoding NAD-dependent succinate-semialdehyde dehydrogenase — protein MSDTFEVLDPATGAVIDAVADGTVEDATRAVDAAAAAFPGWAATPTRVRAEILRRCYELMVRDADELTGLIASENGKSVADARAEVTYAAEFFRWFSEEAVRGEGTYGDAPAGGARSLVTHAPVGVAALITPWNFPAAMATRKIAPALAAGCTVVLKPAAETPLTALAVARLLLEAGVPEGVVNVVPTTDAAGVVTAWLEDPRVRKVSFTGSTGVGRTLLRQAADRVLNTSMELGGNAPFVVTADADVDAAVAGAMIAKFRGGGQACTAANRFYVHADVASEFVAKLSAAVSALRVGPSADPENQIGPVISERALTGITKLVDAAVADGARVLVQGAVPATGWFFPPTVLVDVPMGAAILSEEIFGPVAPIVTWTDETELLASVNDTEFGLAAYVFAGRLQDALRLGERIDAGMVGINRGIVSDPSAPFGGVKQSGIGREGAHEGIREYQETRYYSVDWS, from the coding sequence ATGAGTGACACCTTCGAGGTCCTCGACCCCGCCACCGGCGCGGTCATCGACGCCGTCGCCGACGGCACCGTCGAGGACGCGACCCGCGCCGTCGACGCGGCCGCCGCGGCCTTCCCCGGCTGGGCCGCGACCCCCACCCGGGTGCGTGCCGAGATCCTGCGCCGCTGCTACGAGCTGATGGTCCGCGACGCCGACGAGCTCACCGGCCTGATCGCCTCCGAGAACGGCAAGTCGGTCGCCGACGCGCGTGCCGAGGTCACCTACGCGGCCGAATTCTTCCGCTGGTTCTCGGAGGAGGCGGTGCGCGGCGAGGGGACGTACGGCGACGCGCCGGCCGGCGGCGCCCGGAGCCTGGTGACGCACGCCCCCGTCGGCGTCGCCGCGCTCATCACGCCATGGAACTTCCCCGCCGCCATGGCCACCCGCAAGATCGCGCCCGCGCTCGCCGCCGGCTGCACCGTCGTACTGAAGCCGGCGGCGGAGACGCCGCTGACCGCGCTGGCCGTGGCCCGCCTGCTGCTGGAGGCGGGGGTGCCCGAGGGTGTGGTCAACGTCGTACCGACCACCGACGCCGCCGGGGTCGTGACGGCGTGGCTGGAGGACCCGCGGGTCCGCAAGGTCAGCTTCACCGGCTCCACCGGCGTCGGCCGCACCCTGCTGCGCCAGGCCGCCGACCGGGTCCTCAACACCAGCATGGAGCTCGGCGGCAACGCCCCCTTCGTCGTCACCGCCGACGCCGACGTCGACGCCGCGGTCGCCGGCGCGATGATCGCGAAATTCCGCGGCGGCGGCCAGGCCTGCACCGCCGCCAACCGGTTCTACGTCCACGCCGACGTGGCCTCCGAGTTCGTGGCGAAGCTCTCGGCCGCCGTCTCCGCCCTCCGCGTGGGACCGTCCGCCGACCCGGAGAACCAGATCGGTCCGGTCATCAGCGAGAGGGCACTCACCGGCATCACCAAGCTGGTCGACGCCGCGGTGGCCGATGGCGCGCGGGTGCTCGTGCAGGGGGCCGTCCCCGCGACGGGGTGGTTCTTCCCGCCGACGGTGCTGGTCGACGTACCCATGGGCGCGGCGATCCTGTCCGAGGAGATCTTCGGCCCCGTCGCCCCGATCGTCACCTGGACCGACGAGACCGAGCTGCTCGCCTCCGTCAACGACACCGAGTTCGGCCTCGCGGCGTACGTCTTCGCCGGGCGCCTCCAAGACGCCCTCCGCCTCGGCGAGCGGATCGACGCCGGCATGGTCGGCATCAACCGCGGCATCGTCTCCGACCCCTCCGCGCCCTTCGGCGGGGTCAAGCAGAGCGGCATCGGCCGCGAGGGTGCCCACGAGGGCATCCGCGAGTACCAGGAGACGCGGTACTACAGCGTCGACTGGAGCTGA
- the serA gene encoding phosphoglycerate dehydrogenase, translated as MKALLLENIHSAAVETLEARGYDVELRQGSLSEDELIAALPGVHLLGVRSNTNVTGKVLDSAGDLVAVGCFCIGTNQVDLKTAAAKGIGVFNAPYSNTRSVVELVIAEIIALARRLPEKTQRMHEGVWDKSAKGSHEVRGRTMGIVGYGNIGTQLSTVAEALGFNVVFYDTADRPAHGTARRARSLKDLLEVADVVSLHVDGRPGNAGFFGAAEFAAMKPRALFINASRGMVVDYEALRDHLESGHIAGAAVDVFPAEPKAQGDPFDSVLRGLDNVILTPHIGGSTQEAQEEIGWFVAEKLARFALEGSTALSVNLPAVQPPDLPAGRRLGLLHHNVPGVLADLNATFAEAGDNVVDQLLSTKDGLGYVVIDAAEPLSSEALERLRAAEYCVWARTW; from the coding sequence GTGAAGGCTCTGCTGCTCGAGAACATCCACTCCGCCGCCGTCGAGACCCTGGAGGCCCGGGGCTACGACGTGGAGCTGCGTCAGGGCTCCCTGTCCGAGGACGAGCTGATCGCCGCGCTGCCCGGCGTCCACCTGCTCGGCGTACGCTCCAACACGAACGTGACCGGCAAGGTGCTGGACAGCGCCGGCGACCTCGTGGCGGTCGGGTGCTTCTGCATCGGCACCAACCAGGTCGACCTGAAGACGGCGGCGGCGAAGGGCATCGGCGTGTTCAACGCGCCGTACTCCAACACCCGCAGCGTCGTCGAGCTGGTCATCGCGGAGATCATCGCGCTGGCGCGCCGGCTGCCGGAGAAGACCCAGCGCATGCACGAGGGCGTGTGGGACAAGTCGGCCAAGGGCAGCCACGAGGTGCGCGGGCGGACGATGGGCATCGTGGGGTACGGCAATATCGGTACCCAGCTCTCGACGGTGGCCGAGGCGCTCGGGTTCAACGTCGTCTTCTACGACACGGCCGACCGGCCGGCCCACGGTACGGCGCGGCGTGCCCGCTCGCTCAAGGACCTGCTCGAGGTGGCGGACGTCGTCAGCCTGCACGTCGACGGCCGCCCCGGGAACGCGGGCTTCTTCGGTGCTGCGGAGTTCGCCGCGATGAAGCCGCGGGCGCTGTTCATCAACGCCTCGCGCGGCATGGTCGTCGACTACGAGGCGCTGCGCGACCACCTGGAGTCCGGGCACATCGCCGGCGCCGCCGTCGACGTCTTCCCCGCCGAGCCGAAGGCCCAGGGCGACCCGTTCGACTCCGTGCTGCGCGGCCTCGACAACGTCATCCTGACGCCCCACATCGGCGGCTCGACGCAGGAGGCGCAGGAGGAGATCGGCTGGTTCGTGGCGGAGAAGCTGGCCCGCTTCGCCCTCGAGGGGAGTACGGCGCTCTCGGTCAACCTCCCCGCCGTACAGCCTCCCGACCTCCCGGCCGGCCGCCGCCTCGGACTGCTGCACCACAACGTCCCCGGCGTCCTCGCGGACCTCAACGCGACCTTCGCGGAGGCCGGCGACAACGTCGTCGACCAGCTGCTGTCGACCAAGGACGGCCTCGGGTACGTCGTGATCGACGCGGCCGAGCCGCTCTCGTCGGAGGCTCTCGAGCGGCTGCGCGCCGCGGAGTACTGCGTCTGGGCGCGCACCTGGTGA
- a CDS encoding DUF6318 family protein, which yields MRLLRTLAAALAVLLALAACTDDSAPRDPSSTWSPTGTMETPSSNAGQTPTEPALPDAATQASEDGARAFITYYWDLINYAQVTGDVKALKAASGPNCEGCKAGIHAIREIYKGGGHITDGQYEPEIQTLKPFQVQEHDIDAFEAKVTVRNAAHSAVNGDGTATPYAADTSRYLLYVLWVESRWRLDVMELK from the coding sequence ATGCGCCTGCTCCGCACGCTGGCCGCGGCTCTGGCCGTGCTACTGGCTTTGGCCGCCTGCACCGACGACTCCGCTCCCCGTGACCCGTCGTCGACCTGGAGCCCCACCGGCACCATGGAGACCCCGTCATCCAACGCGGGGCAAACGCCCACCGAGCCGGCGTTGCCCGACGCCGCCACCCAGGCCAGCGAGGACGGCGCCCGGGCGTTCATCACGTACTACTGGGACCTGATCAACTACGCCCAGGTCACCGGAGACGTGAAGGCGCTCAAGGCAGCATCGGGACCGAACTGCGAGGGCTGCAAGGCAGGCATCCACGCAATCAGGGAGATCTACAAGGGCGGCGGTCACATAACGGATGGCCAGTACGAGCCTGAGATCCAAACGTTGAAACCGTTCCAGGTGCAGGAACACGACATCGACGCGTTCGAGGCAAAGGTCACCGTCAGGAATGCAGCCCACAGTGCGGTCAACGGCGACGGGACTGCCACTCCCTACGCCGCGGACACCAGTCGCTACTTGCTCTACGTCCTTTGGGTTGAGAGTCGTTGGCGTCTTGATGTGATGGAGTTGAAGTAG
- a CDS encoding PKD domain-containing protein — MLTVADIQRAFAELPLPASTLVIQPPDGLTLVNFATNFYTTSTSTISTTVSLLGQEVTLEATPATFHWYFGDGESTSTRKPGAPYPDLTITHHYQRKGDYLPSLTTTYTGRYKIADGPWHTIPGTVTIDGTTQPLRAIEAQPKLVGY; from the coding sequence GTGCTCACCGTCGCCGACATCCAACGCGCCTTCGCCGAGCTCCCCCTCCCCGCCAGCACCCTCGTCATCCAACCACCCGACGGCCTCACGCTGGTCAACTTCGCCACGAACTTCTACACCACCAGCACCAGCACGATCAGCACCACCGTGTCCCTGCTCGGGCAGGAGGTCACGCTGGAAGCAACACCAGCGACGTTCCACTGGTACTTCGGCGACGGCGAGTCGACCAGCACCCGCAAGCCCGGCGCGCCGTACCCCGACCTCACCATCACCCACCACTACCAACGCAAGGGCGACTACCTCCCCAGCCTCACCACCACCTACACCGGCCGCTACAAGATCGCCGACGGCCCCTGGCACACCATCCCCGGCACCGTCACCATCGACGGCACCACTCAACCCCTCCGCGCCATCGAGGCCCAACCCAAACTGGTCGGCTACTGA
- a CDS encoding aminobutyraldehyde dehydrogenase produces MRTVPNVIDGRVAPAVSGETTELVAPASGKVFALAALCGPEDVAAACAAAARAFPSWRRCTPRERQRLLLDLAAALEARTDDLLAAEVENTGKPVGACRTEEIETGIDHLRYFAGLARSLEGSGAAEFAAGHTSYVRREPVGVVGQVAPWNYPFLMAIWKIAPALAAGNTVVLKPSDTTPVTASMVGEIAASVLPAGVLNVVCGDRATGALVVDSPLVDMVSITGSTGAGKAVAAAAAASVKRVHLELGGKAPAVVLTDADLHAAVDGIVGGAFFNAGQDCTAVTRVLVHDSVAAELTSRLVTAVSALRVGPPADETADLGPLNSAAQLERVSAMVAALPAHGRILAGGHRVGQDGFFYAPTVVAGLRQDDDLVQQEVFGPVLTVQTFASEAEALALANGVDLALAASVWTRDHGAALRFTAELDFGCVWVNTHMVLVAEMPHGGFKQSGYGKDLSHYGLEDYTRVKHVMHAHA; encoded by the coding sequence ATGCGCACCGTCCCCAACGTCATCGACGGCCGGGTCGCGCCGGCGGTGTCGGGGGAGACCACCGAGCTGGTCGCCCCGGCGAGCGGGAAGGTGTTCGCCCTGGCCGCGCTGTGCGGGCCCGAGGACGTCGCGGCGGCCTGCGCGGCCGCCGCCCGGGCGTTCCCTTCCTGGCGGCGGTGTACGCCGCGGGAGCGGCAGCGCCTGCTCCTCGACCTCGCCGCCGCCCTCGAGGCCCGCACCGACGACCTGCTCGCCGCCGAGGTCGAGAACACCGGCAAGCCGGTCGGCGCCTGCCGCACCGAGGAGATCGAGACCGGGATCGACCACCTCCGCTACTTCGCCGGCCTGGCCCGCTCGCTCGAGGGCTCGGGCGCCGCCGAGTTCGCGGCCGGCCACACGTCGTACGTCCGTCGGGAGCCGGTGGGCGTCGTCGGCCAGGTCGCGCCCTGGAACTACCCGTTCCTGATGGCGATCTGGAAGATCGCGCCCGCCCTCGCCGCCGGCAACACCGTCGTCCTCAAGCCGTCGGACACCACCCCCGTCACCGCCTCGATGGTGGGCGAGATCGCCGCGTCGGTGTTGCCCGCCGGGGTGCTGAACGTCGTCTGCGGCGATCGCGCGACGGGCGCGTTGGTCGTGGACAGCCCGCTGGTCGACATGGTCTCCATCACCGGCTCGACCGGCGCCGGCAAGGCCGTCGCCGCCGCTGCCGCCGCGAGCGTGAAGCGGGTGCATCTCGAGCTGGGCGGCAAGGCACCCGCCGTCGTCCTCACGGACGCCGACCTGCACGCTGCCGTCGACGGCATCGTCGGCGGCGCGTTCTTCAACGCCGGGCAGGACTGCACCGCCGTCACCCGGGTGCTCGTCCACGACTCGGTCGCCGCGGAGCTGACCTCGCGCCTCGTCACCGCCGTCTCCGCCCTCCGCGTCGGCCCGCCCGCCGACGAGACCGCCGACCTCGGCCCCCTCAACAGCGCCGCCCAGCTCGAGCGGGTCTCGGCGATGGTCGCCGCCCTCCCCGCCCACGGCCGGATCCTGGCCGGCGGCCACCGGGTCGGCCAGGACGGCTTCTTCTACGCCCCGACCGTCGTCGCCGGCCTGCGCCAGGACGACGACCTCGTCCAGCAGGAGGTCTTCGGCCCGGTCCTCACCGTCCAGACGTTCGCCTCGGAGGCCGAGGCACTCGCGCTCGCCAATGGCGTCGACCTCGCTCTCGCCGCCAGCGTCTGGACCCGCGACCACGGCGCCGCCCTGCGGTTCACCGCCGAGCTCGACTTCGGCTGCGTGTGGGTCAACACCCACATGGTCCTCGTCGCGGAGATGCCGCACGGCGGGTTCAAGCAGAGCGGATACGGCAAGGACCTCTCGCACTACGGGCTCGAGGACTACACGCGGGTCAAGCATGTGATGCACGCGCACGCCTGA
- the speB gene encoding agmatinase, with translation MTIGPVDATQVPRYAGDTTFARLPRLADVADADTVVWGVPFDGGVSYRPGARFGPNHIRQSSRLLRPYNPAQDSEPFARAQVADAGDLGANPFSLDEAIAAVEDGARALSGTSRTLLTIGGDHTIALPLLRVQHERHGPIAVLHFDAHLDTWDTYFGAPYTHGTPFRRASEEELIDFDHAMHVGIRGPLYSRLDLDESEKLGFSAVHARDFVRSPIDDIVNRVRERLGDRPVYVSLDIDVLDPAFAPGTGTPEAGGLSSAQLLEVLRGLEGLNVVGADIVEVSPAYDHAEITGIAAAHVAYELLSVLPGRPA, from the coding sequence ATGACCATCGGACCCGTCGACGCGACCCAGGTCCCGCGCTACGCCGGCGACACGACCTTCGCCCGGCTGCCGCGGCTGGCCGACGTCGCCGATGCCGACACCGTCGTGTGGGGCGTGCCCTTCGACGGCGGCGTCTCCTATCGGCCCGGCGCCCGGTTCGGCCCCAACCACATCCGCCAGTCCTCGCGGCTGCTGCGGCCCTACAACCCGGCGCAGGACAGCGAGCCCTTCGCCCGCGCGCAGGTCGCCGACGCCGGCGACCTCGGCGCCAACCCGTTCTCCCTCGACGAGGCGATCGCCGCGGTCGAGGACGGCGCCCGCGCGCTGTCCGGCACCTCCCGGACCCTGCTCACCATCGGCGGCGACCACACCATCGCCCTGCCGCTGCTCCGGGTCCAGCACGAGCGGCACGGGCCGATCGCTGTCCTCCACTTCGACGCGCACCTCGACACGTGGGACACCTACTTCGGTGCGCCGTACACGCACGGCACGCCCTTCCGGCGCGCGTCGGAGGAGGAGCTGATCGACTTCGACCACGCGATGCACGTCGGCATCCGGGGCCCGCTCTACAGCAGGCTCGACCTCGACGAGTCCGAGAAGCTCGGCTTCTCCGCGGTCCACGCCCGCGACTTCGTGCGCTCGCCGATCGACGACATCGTCAACCGGGTGCGCGAGCGCCTCGGCGACCGGCCCGTCTACGTCTCCCTCGACATCGACGTCCTCGACCCCGCCTTCGCACCCGGCACCGGCACCCCCGAGGCCGGCGGCCTGTCCAGCGCCCAGTTGCTCGAGGTGCTGCGCGGCCTGGAGGGCCTCAACGTCGTGGGCGCCGACATCGTCGAGGTGTCTCCTGCCTACGACCACGCCGAGATCACTGGCATCGCCGCCGCCCACGTCGCGTACGAGCTGCTGTCCGTGCTCCCCGGCAGGCCCGCCTGA
- a CDS encoding flavin monoamine oxidase family protein: MNRPHYDVIVIGAGFAGLTAARELGEAGRSVLVLEARDRIGGSTWYRTDLLGGVGLEMGGTWIVPQQTHVWGEVERYGVPIQDSVLPDRMTWSAGGKVLDTLLPCTPAEYGDLEHAVRQLLAAGDRLDPTRRLSEQELADLDVPIEEWADSAGLKGNARELLISWFCGCANAHESVGSALDIIRWCASMDNSLWGMVQASVLGYTFTDGTKSLADAIRADLAGELRLSSPVRSVVQDDAGVTVTYDGGVAAAGRALVTVPIGVLKDIAWEPALPADKLAASQENHAGQGQKVWALARNVPDDISGYGWGTSFDYVGAMHESPEGTVLVCFAPEHDRVDASDLSDVQRAVREYCPDAVVVDAASHDWVHDEFSYGTWATFRAGQFAKYEQALARPEGRVHFTGSHTATRWRAFIDGAIESGKRGAAEILEGGAA; the protein is encoded by the coding sequence ATGAACCGACCGCACTACGACGTCATCGTGATCGGCGCCGGCTTCGCCGGCCTGACCGCGGCCCGTGAGCTGGGGGAGGCCGGCCGGAGCGTGCTCGTCCTCGAGGCGCGCGACCGCATCGGCGGCTCCACCTGGTACCGCACCGACCTGCTCGGCGGCGTCGGCCTGGAGATGGGCGGCACCTGGATCGTCCCGCAGCAGACCCACGTCTGGGGCGAGGTCGAGCGCTATGGCGTGCCCATCCAGGACTCGGTGCTCCCGGACCGGATGACCTGGTCCGCGGGCGGCAAGGTCCTCGACACGCTGCTGCCCTGCACCCCGGCGGAGTACGGCGACCTCGAGCACGCCGTGCGTCAGCTGCTCGCCGCCGGCGACCGCCTCGACCCCACGCGCCGGCTGTCCGAGCAGGAGCTCGCCGACCTCGACGTGCCGATCGAGGAGTGGGCCGACAGCGCCGGTCTGAAGGGCAACGCCCGCGAGCTGCTGATCTCGTGGTTCTGCGGCTGCGCCAACGCGCACGAGTCGGTCGGCTCGGCGCTCGACATCATCCGGTGGTGCGCCTCGATGGACAACTCGCTGTGGGGGATGGTCCAGGCGTCGGTCCTCGGCTACACCTTCACCGACGGCACGAAGTCGCTCGCCGACGCGATCCGCGCGGACCTGGCCGGGGAGCTCCGGCTGTCCTCGCCGGTCCGCTCCGTCGTGCAGGACGACGCCGGGGTGACGGTGACCTACGACGGCGGCGTCGCGGCCGCCGGGCGGGCACTGGTGACCGTGCCGATCGGCGTACTCAAGGACATCGCGTGGGAGCCGGCGCTGCCGGCCGACAAGCTCGCCGCCTCGCAGGAGAACCACGCCGGGCAGGGGCAGAAGGTCTGGGCGCTGGCGAGGAATGTGCCGGACGACATCAGCGGCTACGGCTGGGGCACGTCCTTCGACTACGTCGGCGCGATGCACGAGTCGCCCGAGGGCACCGTGTTGGTCTGCTTCGCCCCCGAGCACGACCGGGTGGACGCGAGCGACCTGTCCGACGTGCAGCGGGCGGTGCGGGAGTACTGCCCGGACGCCGTCGTCGTCGACGCGGCGTCGCACGACTGGGTGCACGACGAGTTCTCGTACGGCACCTGGGCCACCTTCCGGGCCGGGCAGTTCGCGAAGTACGAGCAGGCGCTGGCGCGTCCCGAGGGCCGGGTCCACTTCACCGGCTCGCACACCGCCACCCGCTGGCGGGCCTTCATCGACGGCGCGATCGAGTCCGGCAAGCGGGGCGCCGCCGAGATCCTCGAGGGAGGTGCGGCATGA
- a CDS encoding purine-cytosine permease family protein, translating into MGEPTSTGIEVHGVDTIPESERTAGPRDVVSILVGTNLCLGLVIFGWLPATFGLSFWACLTAQVAGTFLAIALVAPMALISMRTGTNLSTSSGASFGVRGRLVGSVIGLLLSLGYASLTIWTGGAAVVEPLAELFGLPNSSVSYVLVYALLAAGAVFVAVFGYRVLTRLGSWLAVAMSVLMVAGMLALAGRFDPTPVVDGGYLLGDFWTTWFLAFVATGISGPIAFITLLGDYTRYISPLRHSSRAVLAATAAGLALGLLLPQLFGMFTTFAARAGDDYVGALVAATPLWFLPLLLLNGVFGTVGNAGVLLYSMGLDLDAIVPRLSRVRATVLVSVLSMALVVTGYFVWDAADAVTAFLLLMTAAGTPWAVITVIGFLRCRGRYDPDALQVYNRRSRGGIYWYTGGWSVTATVAWAVGTTLGLLSVDTTIWHGPILELTGGVDVSPLLAGAAAAVTYLLLSRLSEQPMPETSPSPSLVRST; encoded by the coding sequence ATGGGTGAGCCCACCAGCACCGGCATCGAGGTGCACGGCGTCGACACCATCCCGGAGTCCGAGCGCACCGCCGGCCCGCGGGACGTGGTCTCGATCCTCGTCGGCACCAACCTGTGCCTGGGCCTGGTCATCTTCGGCTGGCTGCCCGCCACCTTCGGCCTCTCCTTCTGGGCCTGCCTGACCGCGCAGGTCGCCGGCACCTTCCTGGCGATCGCGCTGGTCGCGCCGATGGCGCTGATCTCGATGCGCACCGGCACCAACCTCTCCACCAGCAGCGGCGCCAGCTTCGGCGTCCGCGGCCGCCTCGTCGGCTCGGTGATCGGGCTGCTGCTCTCGCTCGGGTACGCCTCGCTGACCATCTGGACCGGCGGCGCCGCCGTCGTCGAGCCGCTGGCCGAGCTGTTCGGGCTGCCGAACAGCAGCGTGTCGTACGTCCTGGTCTACGCGCTGCTGGCCGCGGGCGCCGTGTTCGTCGCCGTCTTCGGGTACCGCGTGCTGACCCGGCTCGGGAGCTGGCTCGCGGTCGCGATGTCGGTGCTCATGGTCGCCGGGATGCTCGCCCTGGCCGGGCGGTTCGACCCGACGCCGGTCGTCGACGGCGGCTACCTGCTCGGCGACTTCTGGACCACCTGGTTCCTCGCCTTCGTCGCCACCGGCATCTCCGGCCCGATCGCGTTCATCACCCTGCTCGGCGACTACACCCGCTACATCTCGCCGCTGCGGCACTCCTCGCGGGCGGTCCTCGCCGCCACCGCGGCCGGTCTCGCCCTCGGCCTGCTGCTGCCGCAGCTGTTCGGCATGTTCACCACCTTCGCGGCGCGTGCCGGCGACGACTACGTCGGCGCGCTCGTGGCCGCGACCCCGCTGTGGTTCCTGCCCCTGCTGCTGCTCAACGGCGTCTTCGGCACCGTCGGCAACGCCGGCGTGCTGCTCTACTCGATGGGCCTGGACCTCGACGCGATCGTGCCGCGGCTGAGCCGGGTCCGGGCGACCGTGCTGGTCTCGGTGCTGTCGATGGCGCTCGTCGTCACCGGCTACTTCGTGTGGGACGCCGCCGACGCCGTCACCGCCTTCCTGCTGCTGATGACCGCCGCCGGCACGCCGTGGGCCGTCATCACCGTGATCGGGTTCCTGCGCTGCCGCGGCCGGTACGACCCCGACGCGCTCCAGGTCTACAACCGCCGCTCGCGCGGCGGGATCTACTGGTACACCGGCGGCTGGTCGGTCACCGCGACCGTCGCCTGGGCGGTCGGCACCACGCTCGGCCTGCTCTCCGTCGACACGACCATCTGGCACGGGCCGATCCTGGAGCTGACCGGCGGGGTCGACGTGAGCCCGCTGCTCGCCGGCGCCGCGGCCGCCGTCACCTACCTGCTGCTGTCCCGGCTCTCCGAGCAGCCGATGCCCGAGACCTCCCCGTCACCGTCCCTCGTGAGGAGCACCTGA